A region from the Papaver somniferum cultivar HN1 unplaced genomic scaffold, ASM357369v1 unplaced-scaffold_125, whole genome shotgun sequence genome encodes:
- the LOC113331199 gene encoding uncharacterized protein LOC113331199 yields MKSLHFITRFSSISLNLCFIFITLFPSLISSQTCEKLCGDQKLKYPFGSGQGCGDPRFQKFVTCDRAQKKLMLNTHTGTYRITSIDYTNLTIYIQDPSMSTCSSSQPSKGFGLDWDAPFTFLDSNVFALLDCSTASSPLYTSRTSLNGNGTNSTTAGSGNIVPLCDREGGPICSLLYSCPTISRLNLPISTCCVYTPLDLGPAYEIDLQKLECSSYASIYSFNGKDSNPQGWKYGIGLKYRFSVKNDFPSACSICEKSNGVCGYTGTYNAFICSCVGGVNSTSDCYASASMRNDGQKILPWHMRTWLASSMTLFLIGVLF; encoded by the exons atgaagtctcTCCATTTTATTACAAGATTTTCTTCCATTTCTCTGAATCTTTGCTTCATCTTCATAACCCTTTTTCCGTCACTAATCTCATCACAAACTTGTGAAAAACTATGTGGAGATCAAAAACTCAAATACCCATTTGGTAGTGGACAAGGCTGCGGTGACCCAAGATTTCAAAAGTTCGTAACATGTGATCGCGCGCAAAAAAAACTCATGCTTAACACCCATACCGGAACTTACCGCATTACCAGTATTGATTATACCAATCTAACCATTTATATTCAAGATCCATCGATGTCAACTTGTTCATCTTCTCAACCCAGTAAAGGTTTCGGTTTAGACTGGGACGCACCATTTACGTTTCTTGATAGTAATGTTTTTGCTCTTCTTGATTGTTCAACAGCTTCTTCGCCACTTTACACTTCAAGAACTAGTCTTAACGGAAATGGCACTAATAGTACTACTGCCGGCAGTGGTAATATCGTTCCGCTCTGTGACCGCGAAGGCGGACCTATTTGTAGTCTCTTATATTCATGTCCAACAATAAGTCGACTGAATCTGCCAATCTCTACTTGTTGCGTTTACACACCACTTGATTTAGGACCAGCTTATGAAATAGATTTGCAGAAGCTAGAATGTAGTTCTTATGCTTCGATTTATAGTTTTAACGGCAAAGATTCGAACCCACAGGGGTGGAAGTACGGTATTGGTCTTAAATATAGATTCAGTGTCAAAAATGATTTTCCTAGTGCTTGTAGTATTTGTGAGAAAAGTAATGGAGTTTGTGGGTATACCGGAACTTATAACGCTTTCATATGTAGCTGTGTTGGTGGAGTAAATAGTACTTCTGATTGTTATGCTTCGGCTTCTATGAGAAATGACGGACAAAAGATTCTTCCATGGCATATGA GAACTTGGTTAGCATCTTCAATGACATTGTTTCTCATTGGAGTCCTGTTTTAG